A stretch of Triticum aestivum cultivar Chinese Spring chromosome 1D, IWGSC CS RefSeq v2.1, whole genome shotgun sequence DNA encodes these proteins:
- the LOC123159591 gene encoding uncharacterized protein, which translates to MSRNLFKRIADGILEHDYDGYFTQKRSASGALGLHPLQKMTAAMRMLTYGIAADGADEYIRSAEATNLESCKKFVIKVCEVFGERYLRSPNEEDIARLLAIGEERGFPGMLGSIDCMHWGWKNCPKKWHGMFKGHVSEPTMILEAVASQDLWIWHAYFGLPGSLNDINVLQRSPVFTKLAEGQTPPVNYSINGHQYTMGYYLADGIYPWWATFVKSIPAPDTRKHKTFAKRQEGARKDVERAFGVLQSRFAIVRGPAKGWKRKEIGDVMKACVIMHNMIVEEERQTGRQSCTFEAMGERVTVSRTHAEQLSSFIQMTHRIRNQGEHDQLKLDVIDHVWQKFGNE; encoded by the coding sequence ATGTCCCGTAATTTGTTCAAACGCATAGCCGATGGTATACTTGAGCATGATTATGATGGTTATTTTActcaaaaaagaagtgcttctggaGCTCTTGGGTTACATCCTCTGCAAAAGATGACCGCGGCAATGCGGATGCTAACATATGGAATAGCAGCTGATGGTGCTGATGAGTACATCCGGTCCGCTGAGGCTACTAATTTAGAGTCTTGCAAGAAATTTGTGATCAAAGTTTGTGAAGTTTTTGGGGAAAGGTACCTGAGATCTCCAAATGAAGAAGACATTGCTAGGTTACTTGCAATAGGGGAGGAAAGAGGATTTCCTGGTATGTTAGGGAGCATAGATTGCATGCACTGGGGTTGGAAAAATTGCCCCAAAAAATGGCATGGCATGTTTAAAGGCCATGTCAGCGAGCCCACTATGATCTTGGAAGCAGTTGCTTCAcaagatctttggatttggcatgcttatTTTGGTTTACCAGGGTCTCTGAATGATATAAATGTTCTTCAACGTTCTCCTGTTTTTACAAAGCTAGCTGAAGGCCAAACTCCTCCAGTGAATTATAGCATCAATGGCCATCAGTACACAATGGGGTATTATCTTGCAGATGGTATCTATCCATGGTGGGCAACATTTGTGAAGAGCATACCAGCTCCAGATACCAGAAAACATAAAACTTTTGCCAAGAGGCAAGAGGGGGCTAGGAAAGATGTGGAACGAGCCTTTGGAGTTCTTCAATCCCGTTTTGCCATTGTTCGTGGACCTGCTAAAGGATGGAAACGTAAAGAAATCGGTGATGTCATGAAAGCTTGTGTCATAATGCACAATATGATAGTTGAAGAGGAGCGACAAACTGGTCGGCAAAGCTGCACTTTTGAGGCAATGGGAGAAAGAGTCACGGTCTCTCGTACTCATGCGGAACAACTGAGCTCTTTTATTCAGATGACTCACCGGATTAGAAATCAAGGTGAACATGATCAGCTTAAACTTGATGTAATTGACCATGTGTGGCAAAAGTTTGGAAACGAGTGA